Below is a window of Paenibacillus bovis DNA.
GGTTACCAATTCCGGTTCCGGTCTTGACCCGGATATTACTCCGCAGGCAGCAGCAGCCCAGATTCCGCGTATCAGCCAGCTGACCGGTCTGAAAACCGAACAGCTGCAATCGCTGGTACAGGAAAATACAACGTCTGCGCAGCTGGGTATTTTCGGTGAACCCGCTGTTAACGTACTCAAGCTGAATCTGGCTGTTCAGCAGCTGCGTACCCAATCATGAGCACCTTTCGGCGCAAGACACCGGAAGAGCTGCTGCAAATGATCGCCAAGCTGCATCATGGCAAACTCAAAGTCTATATCGGAGCCGTCAGCGGCTCCGGTAAGACTTATCATATGCTGCGGGACGGTCAACTGCTCAAGCAGGAAGGAATCGATGTGGCAATGTGTGCCGTATCTACACTTCGCCGACCCGAGACCGTGCAGCAGCTGGGAGACCTGGAGCGAATCGCGAGTATTCACTGGAGCAGGACAGAGGATGATGGACAGCAGACCGAGCAAAAGGATCTGAATATTGAACAAATCGTCAGCCGCAATCCGGAAGTGCTGCTGGTGGATCATCTTGCCCATCGCAATCGGCCGGAAGCCAAATATGCTACGCGGTGGGAAGATATTCAGTATTTACTGCAGCATGGTATCAGTATCATGGTTACGGTCAATGTGTATGAGCTGGAGGGAGTAGCAGAGCTGGCACGGCAGTATATTGGTCGTGAAGTCAAATGTACGGTCCCTGCCAATGTACTGGAGCAGGCGGATGAAGTTCGTCTGATTGATGTAACGCCGGAGGTAATCCTCCAGCGTTATTTTGCCGGTCATTTGAATAACAGTGCTGACCGCGATTATTTTGAGCGTGGTAATCTGGCTGTCCTGCGTGAACTGGCACTGCGTACGGTAGCCGAAGGGGTAGGCGGTACCCTGGAAAAGCATCGTGCCGAGCAGGGATTGACCGGGCCGACCGGTATTGCAGAACGAATCATGGTTTCGGCCCAATATCATTGGAACGGATCGATCTATATCCGGCGGGGACAGCAGATTGCCAGACGACTTAGCGGCGATCTGCTTGTCGTTTCCTTTCGTAATTCCAACCGCAAGCTGACGAGAGAAGAGCAGACATTCAAAAGTGCATTTCAGGAGCTTACCCGGCAGATCGGCGGCGTTTTCGAGGAAGTTCCGATTCGTTCGCGGCGGATGCTGCCCAGACAGATGGTGCACTATGCCCGCGAACATCAGGTTACCCGTATCGTGCTGGGACATTCACGTCAGAACCGCTGGCAGGAAATAATAAACCGGTCTGTAATTAACGGTCTGCTGCTGTATACACGGGATATCGATATTTTCCTAATGGCAGATCGTGCCGAGCAGGAGGGAGAGCGTATTCTGCCAGCCCGTACCGGCGCAGTCAAAAGAAACGAGGTCTACCGGCGTCTACCTTCCGAAGAAATCGAACGGAAAATCGATCAGATCAAACGAGGAACATTCAAAGTTTATGTAGGTGCAGCCCCAGGTGTAGGCAAAACGTATACGATGCTGCGAGAAGGCAATGAGCTGCTGAGACAGGGGATTGATGTAGTCATTGGATTGCTGGAGACGCATGGACGACAGGAGACGGCTGCCCAATCAGCTACACTGCCGATGATTCCCAAATGCAAAATCGCCTATGGCGATCGACAGCTGGAAGAAATGGATCTTGATGCGGTACTTGCACGTAATCCCGAAGTGGCACTGATTGATGAACTTGCCCATACAAATGTACCGGGAAGCCGTAACAGCAAGCGGTATGAGGATATCAGGGAATTGCTGGAAGCAGGAATCTCGGTTATTTCCACTGTAAATATTCAGCATCTGGAAAGTCTCAATGATGCTGTTGAACAGATCACCGGAATCCGCGTCCGTGAGACCGTTCCCGATTCGATTCTGCATCTGGCAGACGAAGTTGAGTTGATTGATGTGACGCCGCAGACCTTGCAGCAGCGGCTGGAAGAAGGCAAAATCTATGCAGCTGCCAAAGTAGAGCAGGCGATGAATCATTTTTTCAAACTGGGCAATCTGATTGCACTACGCGAGCTGGCACTGCGTGAAGTTGCCGATGATGTAGATGATCGTCTCGAATCCTGGGAACGCATAGACTCCTTGCGCGGGCCATGGCATCGTGAGGAAATTATATTCGTCGGAGTCAAGCTGGATCATGAAGCGGAACGACTGATCCGAAGAGGATTCCGTATTGCCTATCGGCTAAAAGCCCGGCTGATCGTTACGTACATTCATATGGGAAGCCCGCAGTCATTGACCGGAGAGTCTGCTCTCAAAGCAGACAAGTTCGACAAGCTGACTACACGGCTCGGCGGTGAATTCAATATTCAGTACGAACCTGGTTGTAAAGGGCTGACGCATCTGGCGCGCGTTATTAACGAAGAGGCCCAAAAGCATCAGGCTACGCAAATGCTTCTGGGCCAATCCAGTACCCCCCGCTGGAAACGATGGGGTAAAGAGTCTATTTTACGAAAAGTGCTTCGTTATGCGCGTAATATGGATATTTTGGTCGTAGCCGACAGAGATTAAACATCTGATGGCTGCGACTTTTTTGAATCAGGAATTCAGGGAGTCCGGGCCGTGCTGTCCGTAATGGTTCTCATACCTGCGCAGTACCTCGGCGATTTGGTCAGCAGACAATGGTTCAGTCAGGTATTCATTCAGACTGGTCTGCAGCAGCTGATATTGCTCATTTTTGCGCTCTTTATCGACGATTCCGATCCAATACGGCTGCACGCCATCCGGAAGAGGATGAACCGATCGATTATCCTGCAGCAGCTGATCGAATTCTTTGCCAGCTACCGGAAGATCTATAAATATAATGTGATACGCAGATTTTTTTATACTTTCGGCAAGCTGCTGGTTGCTCGTTACATCAGCTGTATATCCTAGATTAAGCAATAATTTTTGCAGCTGATTCCCGCTGGCGATAGATTCTCTGGCAATCAGAATATTAAGTGGCGAACGAAGTTGAATACGTTTATTCTGTGCAACCGTCTCTGTCAGCGCCACCGCCGATTCTTCAGGGCGAAAACTAGCTGTAAAGCAGAAACATGTTCCACGAGTCGGTAATGATTCGATCCAGATATGCCCATTCATCAGTTCGACCAGACTTTTACTGATAGCTAGTCCCAGACCGGTACCCTCTGTAGTCCGGGTAATATGATTATCCAGTTGGTGAAAAGGCTGGAATAAATAATCCATTTTGTCGGCCGGTATACCTATACCGCTGTCTGTTACACTAAATTGGATAAGTAGCGGATCGATACTGTTATCCAGCAGCCGAGCGGCAATCTTGATACTGCCGTCTATCGTGAATTTAATAGCATTACTGATCAGATTGAGCAGCACTTGACGCAGACGTTTGGGATCACCAAGCAGCCATTCCGGAATACGAGGATGAATGGATAGACTGACTTCTAGATTTTTTTCTTTAGCCCGTACCAGCATGAGATCCAGTGTCTCCGCCATCAGATGATAAATATTAAAAGGCTCTTCCACCAATGTAGTTTTGCCCGCTTCGATTTTGGAGAAATCAAGAATATCATTGATAATAGCCAGCAGAGATTGACCGCTTTTGGCAATGATCTGTACGTATTCACGATGCTGTTCGCTCAGATCCGGCGAATCTAGCAGCAATTGGGTCATTCCGATCACGCCATTCATCGGCGTACGAATTTCATGGCTCATCATTGCCAGAAATTCGCTTTTAGCCCGTACGGTCTGCTCCACAATCTGCTGCTCTACCAGCCCTTCCGGAGTCTTGTCCTGCTGACTAGAATTCAAAGTAGCAAGGGATTGATCGGGTTCTCCTTTGTCAGAAGCCGATGGAGCAGTGTAGAGAGGAGAAGGGACAAGCTCCTGATCCGTCATAAGATACGGATAATTCCGCATAAGCTGAAGCTGGGCTGCCGCCGACACTTGATTGGCGTCCCGCGCGCATATACATACTTTTTTGGCAAAAGTCTCTATTGTGCCTGACCATTCATCACATGATGAATAAGAATCATAGGCAGTTGCTGTGTCTGCTTGTTCCTGCCGCACCCACATATACACAGGCAGCAGCTGATCGTCCTCGGATGAACAAAGATGA
It encodes the following:
- a CDS encoding histidine kinase, with the protein product MSTFRRKTPEELLQMIAKLHHGKLKVYIGAVSGSGKTYHMLRDGQLLKQEGIDVAMCAVSTLRRPETVQQLGDLERIASIHWSRTEDDGQQTEQKDLNIEQIVSRNPEVLLVDHLAHRNRPEAKYATRWEDIQYLLQHGISIMVTVNVYELEGVAELARQYIGREVKCTVPANVLEQADEVRLIDVTPEVILQRYFAGHLNNSADRDYFERGNLAVLRELALRTVAEGVGGTLEKHRAEQGLTGPTGIAERIMVSAQYHWNGSIYIRRGQQIARRLSGDLLVVSFRNSNRKLTREEQTFKSAFQELTRQIGGVFEEVPIRSRRMLPRQMVHYAREHQVTRIVLGHSRQNRWQEIINRSVINGLLLYTRDIDIFLMADRAEQEGERILPARTGAVKRNEVYRRLPSEEIERKIDQIKRGTFKVYVGAAPGVGKTYTMLREGNELLRQGIDVVIGLLETHGRQETAAQSATLPMIPKCKIAYGDRQLEEMDLDAVLARNPEVALIDELAHTNVPGSRNSKRYEDIRELLEAGISVISTVNIQHLESLNDAVEQITGIRVRETVPDSILHLADEVELIDVTPQTLQQRLEEGKIYAAAKVEQAMNHFFKLGNLIALRELALREVADDVDDRLESWERIDSLRGPWHREEIIFVGVKLDHEAERLIRRGFRIAYRLKARLIVTYIHMGSPQSLTGESALKADKFDKLTTRLGGEFNIQYEPGCKGLTHLARVINEEAQKHQATQMLLGQSSTPRWKRWGKESILRKVLRYARNMDILVVADRD
- a CDS encoding ATP-binding protein; this encodes MTTEPQQLHELLNANRSSHILYMYNDWSSYLDRLVSFIKAGLEQRSYVLIAEDHAIYSQAIDRLQPEWMSTRHGLVYHIDQASCRTFSPDAPFDPLFDYFTNHLCSSEDDQLLPVYMWVRQEQADTATAYDSYSSCDEWSGTIETFAKKVCICARDANQVSAAAQLQLMRNYPYLMTDQELVPSPLYTAPSASDKGEPDQSLATLNSSQQDKTPEGLVEQQIVEQTVRAKSEFLAMMSHEIRTPMNGVIGMTQLLLDSPDLSEQHREYVQIIAKSGQSLLAIINDILDFSKIEAGKTTLVEEPFNIYHLMAETLDLMLVRAKEKNLEVSLSIHPRIPEWLLGDPKRLRQVLLNLISNAIKFTIDGSIKIAARLLDNSIDPLLIQFSVTDSGIGIPADKMDYLFQPFHQLDNHITRTTEGTGLGLAISKSLVELMNGHIWIESLPTRGTCFCFTASFRPEESAVALTETVAQNKRIQLRSPLNILIARESIASGNQLQKLLLNLGYTADVTSNQQLAESIKKSAYHIIFIDLPVAGKEFDQLLQDNRSVHPLPDGVQPYWIGIVDKERKNEQYQLLQTSLNEYLTEPLSADQIAEVLRRYENHYGQHGPDSLNS